In the genome of Paenibacillus sp. FSL R5-0766, one region contains:
- a CDS encoding lasso peptide biosynthesis B2 protein, with protein sequence MSKSIPVHNKVYFTTVHAFVRLLLLETDFVDAYEKIAIHMYPLHVSAGRREANRIETAELCRLGQMMYEMDENDHLITSCVSIAMTVQAILFSAGYESDLLIGVKKIDEKLFSHAWVRLEDGRTIDPNHKGNDLKVLKTYNMSEYAERWVLSLG encoded by the coding sequence ATGAGCAAGTCGATCCCTGTCCATAACAAGGTTTATTTTACCACGGTCCATGCTTTTGTCCGCCTGTTACTGCTGGAGACGGATTTTGTAGATGCTTATGAAAAAATTGCAATACATATGTATCCGCTTCATGTAAGCGCAGGACGAAGGGAAGCGAATCGGATCGAGACGGCCGAATTGTGCAGACTTGGTCAGATGATGTATGAAATGGATGAAAATGATCATCTCATCACCTCGTGTGTTTCCATAGCTATGACAGTTCAGGCCATTTTGTTTAGTGCCGGCTATGAGAGTGACTTGTTGATCGGTGTGAAAAAGATAGATGAAAAATTGTTTTCTCATGCATGGGTGCGTTTGGAAGACGGTCGGACTATTGACCCCAATCATAAAGGAAATGATTTGAAGGTGTTGAAAACATATAATATGAGCGAATATGCCGAGAGGTGGGTGCTATCTCTGGGATGA
- a CDS encoding response regulator transcription factor, translated as MLNVILVDDHKAFTCGMKLILEQNNMKVTVLHSALETLDFIKEQANAIDLYLYDLSMPDLNGIELATKTLEIIPDARIMLFYSQEDMIQLFQMSVQAGIRGFIDKSFSAQQVLTSISMCMEEAVIFSLDFLKAIFTPTASFNAPETVLTEFEIKLLQQVAKGETNKQIAESLFMSTRNVEYHLGRVYKKLRVSSRTYAVHKCKILNLI; from the coding sequence ATGCTGAACGTAATTCTGGTAGACGATCATAAAGCATTCACCTGTGGAATGAAGCTCATTTTGGAACAAAACAACATGAAGGTAACCGTACTTCATTCAGCCCTTGAAACGCTAGACTTCATAAAAGAACAGGCCAATGCGATAGACCTTTACCTGTATGACTTGTCTATGCCGGACCTTAACGGAATTGAACTGGCAACCAAAACACTGGAGATCATTCCTGATGCAAGAATCATGCTTTTCTATTCCCAGGAGGATATGATTCAGCTGTTTCAAATGTCGGTACAGGCAGGCATTCGCGGATTTATCGACAAGTCTTTTTCAGCTCAGCAGGTGCTCACAAGCATTTCCATGTGCATGGAAGAGGCGGTTATCTTTTCCCTGGATTTCCTTAAAGCGATTTTCACTCCGACAGCTTCCTTTAATGCTCCTGAAACTGTGCTGACAGAGTTCGAAATAAAATTGCTACAACAGGTGGCAAAAGGTGAAACCAATAAACAAATCGCGGAGTCTCTTTTCATGTCTACTCGAAATGTCGAATATCACTTGGGACGTGTTTATAAAAAACTGAGGGTTAGCTCCAGAACATATGCTGTGCACAAATGCAAGATTCTTAACTTGATATAA
- a CDS encoding glycosyl hydrolase family 65 protein: protein MIKATEDNQYVELTSPTSLPKASGFLWNEKMMIHVNCRGYAVAQFMQPEPAKYSYAPNLEAKTFMQPEQPYYAHHPGRFVYIKDEISGEIFSAPYEPVRKQADSYTYSVGKHDIHWKVVQDDICIEMSLRLPKEDVMELWRVKVTNLSSRKRKLSIYPYYTVGYMSWMNQSGSYVEDLQGIVCSAVTPYQKYQDYSKIKNYSDKTYLLADHQPTAWEVNHESFEGEGGLHNPSALQSETLAGGDSRYETPVAVLQYRVELEAGAEQAYRFIFGPAHDETEIEGIRQHYFVKQNKDGQDGFTAAEQEYAEYIAEGQGNIQIETPDSWLDNVVNHWLPRQMYYHGKTNRLTTDPQTRNYLQDNMGMSYIQPQIARAAFLTALSQQHISGAMPDGIILHPDAELKYINQVPHTDHCIWLPVCMKTYLDETNDYSILEEQVAFTDSEQKVSVLEHMNLAMRWLIHERDARGLNYINQGDWCDPMNMVGYKGKGVSGWLTIATAYAFNVWADISEQAGHVEVAAEFRLEANQTNAIANEYLWDGDWYARGITDDNVVFGVSKDVEGRIYINPQSWALMSGAADQEKKEKLIRAVEEQLETPYGVEKLAPSFTAMREDVGRVTQKHPGSAENGAVYNHAAAFYIYALYLVGEKEKAYRLLRKMIPGPDAEDILQRGQLPVFIPNYYRGAYRQFPRTAGRSSHLFNTGTVPWVYRCLIDGLFGLQGHAQGLQVRPQLPEDWNEASVTRLFRGAELNVNMKKDATVQTIEVHVDGQRIEGDIIKNIQAGMKYEVLVKLPL from the coding sequence ATGATTAAAGCAACGGAAGATAATCAATATGTTGAACTAACAAGCCCGACAAGTTTACCGAAGGCATCCGGATTCCTTTGGAATGAAAAGATGATGATTCATGTGAATTGCCGGGGGTACGCGGTGGCCCAATTCATGCAGCCCGAACCTGCCAAATACTCGTATGCGCCCAACCTGGAAGCCAAGACGTTTATGCAACCGGAGCAGCCATACTATGCCCACCATCCGGGACGGTTTGTCTACATTAAAGATGAAATAAGTGGCGAAATTTTCTCAGCCCCGTATGAACCGGTTCGCAAGCAAGCGGATAGCTATACGTACTCCGTAGGCAAACACGATATTCATTGGAAAGTCGTCCAAGACGACATTTGCATCGAGATGTCCCTGCGCCTGCCGAAGGAAGATGTCATGGAGCTATGGCGTGTGAAGGTAACCAATCTGTCTTCGAGAAAACGCAAGCTTAGTATCTACCCGTATTATACGGTTGGCTATATGTCCTGGATGAACCAATCCGGTTCATATGTGGAAGATTTGCAGGGCATTGTCTGCTCGGCGGTTACGCCGTATCAGAAGTATCAGGATTATAGCAAAATTAAAAATTACAGCGACAAAACCTATCTGCTTGCAGATCACCAGCCGACCGCGTGGGAAGTGAATCATGAGAGCTTTGAAGGCGAAGGCGGTCTACATAATCCTTCGGCCCTTCAGTCGGAGACACTCGCAGGTGGAGATTCGCGGTATGAGACACCTGTGGCTGTATTGCAATATAGAGTCGAACTGGAAGCGGGAGCGGAGCAGGCATATCGATTTATTTTTGGCCCGGCTCATGATGAGACAGAGATTGAAGGCATCCGTCAGCATTATTTTGTGAAACAGAATAAGGATGGACAGGATGGTTTCACCGCAGCAGAGCAGGAGTATGCTGAGTATATTGCGGAAGGGCAAGGAAACATCCAGATCGAGACACCGGACAGCTGGTTAGATAATGTCGTAAATCACTGGCTGCCTCGCCAGATGTACTATCATGGCAAAACCAATCGTCTGACAACCGATCCGCAGACGCGGAATTATTTGCAGGACAACATGGGCATGAGTTACATTCAGCCGCAGATTGCACGAGCTGCGTTCTTAACCGCTTTGTCTCAACAGCATATAAGCGGCGCGATGCCAGACGGAATTATTTTGCACCCGGACGCAGAATTGAAATATATTAACCAGGTTCCTCATACTGATCATTGTATCTGGCTCCCTGTCTGTATGAAGACCTATCTGGATGAGACGAATGACTATAGCATTTTGGAGGAGCAGGTTGCTTTTACAGACAGTGAACAAAAGGTTTCCGTACTGGAGCATATGAATCTTGCAATGCGCTGGTTGATCCATGAGCGCGATGCGCGTGGGTTGAACTATATCAATCAGGGTGACTGGTGTGATCCGATGAACATGGTGGGATACAAAGGCAAAGGCGTATCCGGCTGGCTGACCATTGCGACGGCATATGCGTTCAATGTGTGGGCAGATATTAGTGAACAGGCAGGGCATGTCGAGGTTGCAGCGGAATTCCGTCTGGAAGCCAATCAGACCAATGCGATAGCCAATGAGTATCTGTGGGATGGGGACTGGTATGCGCGCGGAATTACGGATGATAACGTCGTGTTTGGGGTAAGCAAAGACGTGGAAGGACGCATCTACATCAATCCTCAGAGTTGGGCACTTATGAGCGGTGCTGCGGATCAGGAGAAAAAGGAGAAGTTAATCCGTGCCGTAGAGGAGCAATTGGAGACGCCGTATGGTGTCGAAAAGCTCGCGCCGTCTTTCACAGCGATGCGGGAAGATGTAGGCCGTGTTACGCAGAAACATCCGGGAAGTGCGGAGAACGGTGCAGTGTACAATCACGCGGCGGCGTTCTATATTTATGCGTTGTACCTGGTGGGCGAGAAGGAGAAGGCGTATCGTCTGCTGCGTAAAATGATTCCGGGCCCTGATGCCGAGGATATTCTCCAGCGGGGGCAATTACCTGTATTTATCCCGAATTATTATCGCGGAGCTTATCGTCAATTCCCACGTACAGCTGGGCGCTCCAGTCATCTGTTCAACACGGGCACGGTGCCTTGGGTGTATCGTTGTCTGATCGACGGATTGTTTGGACTACAAGGTCATGCACAAGGACTTCAAGTGCGTCCGCAGTTACCAGAAGATTGGAACGAGGCATCAGTTACGCGGTTGTTCCGCGGGGCTGAGCTGAATGTAAACATGAAAAAGGATGCAACTGTCCAGACGATTGAAGTGCATGTTGACGGCCAACGCATTGAAGGCGACATCATCAAGAATATACAAGCCGGTATGAAATATGAGGTTCTGGTGAAGCTGCCATTGTAG
- a CDS encoding PqqD family peptide modification chaperone: MKIARSEETATTSLSEECIVLDINNGEYFGLEGALMELWLELETGTREFDQILSKWKSEFDQSEAELTDILQNAIQELWAKNLVKVDAS; the protein is encoded by the coding sequence ATGAAAATTGCCCGAAGCGAGGAAACCGCCACGACGTCATTAAGCGAGGAATGTATCGTGCTGGATATCAATAACGGCGAATATTTTGGACTTGAAGGCGCGTTGATGGAGCTGTGGCTGGAACTGGAGACTGGGACAAGGGAATTCGACCAAATTCTGAGTAAATGGAAAAGTGAATTTGATCAATCCGAGGCTGAATTAACCGATATTCTGCAAAACGCTATTCAGGAACTTTGGGCTAAAAATCTGGTCAAGGTCGATGCCTCATGA
- a CDS encoding asparagine synthetase B family protein, translating to MKIWIAMQGQNRNIWLEWMDSIKRWARVTGVDVYTDDTFHLATLSYGYGPQVSSSFTDVRLDFPIILDGWASGELQAHADDFPSLSFHQQEQAYRLLQEKPEYQLCKSQGEFTLVYWDQKRSSLIVATDSYATRPVYYWISPRNEWFVANDLRVLLLLQDIPFEVDEDVCRMYPTSGFAVGENGLEERTFFKGIRKLPTASIAWWNNHQVKVQSYWGMRELTSRPQLTEDAAPQFRQLLKQVTSERFNGSKRIVELSGGLDSAAVVAAAIASGNREQVLAVNISFAEPDMMPSHDKDLVKKMMKDLRIPGLIIHADATARIPNAEIGRDPLWFVDGPDPRANSLVNETFTVLARQFGTAAVLTGEGGDFIYSGEAAVIDSYFRQKRYREGIRQLRKWTGNRAGPMLKRGFQYGLAPFIPYIGEKLYYKLLWSDTEYDLPEFFTNEHLLRERQMNAGEVHRYRKSRPLNYWGKRYHYDFLWPRARYMDSVSVTLPAYHPFLDRRMIEFSFSVPPEQHYDLLKGEQDSYAGSKLLLRKAFTDILPSYVYNRSSKTTYAHMARKSFLNDRKHILQLFASGQRVLVTELGIIDQKTWWKHLVAMAIRSEDPNNDLGMGYQYMRSVIDLEIWLQEMSRGKEHVLNRSRPAPARLLGDIEEVNLNEKKPMYFHA from the coding sequence ATGAAGATATGGATTGCTATGCAGGGCCAAAATCGAAATATTTGGTTAGAGTGGATGGATTCAATTAAAAGGTGGGCAAGGGTTACCGGTGTGGATGTATATACGGACGACACGTTCCATTTAGCAACGCTCTCCTATGGTTACGGACCGCAGGTTTCCAGTTCCTTCACGGATGTCCGTCTTGATTTTCCCATCATTCTGGATGGCTGGGCAAGCGGTGAGTTGCAAGCCCATGCCGACGATTTCCCGTCCCTTTCATTTCATCAGCAGGAGCAAGCTTACCGTTTGCTTCAAGAGAAACCTGAATATCAACTATGCAAGTCTCAAGGGGAATTTACACTGGTGTACTGGGACCAGAAACGAAGCAGCTTGATTGTTGCTACGGACAGCTATGCAACCCGACCTGTTTATTATTGGATAAGTCCAAGAAATGAATGGTTTGTTGCCAACGACCTACGTGTGCTTTTGCTGCTTCAGGATATTCCTTTTGAGGTTGATGAAGACGTGTGCCGAATGTATCCGACTTCAGGCTTTGCGGTGGGGGAGAACGGACTGGAGGAGCGCACTTTTTTTAAAGGCATTCGCAAGCTGCCCACGGCCTCCATTGCCTGGTGGAACAATCATCAGGTGAAAGTGCAAAGCTACTGGGGAATGCGGGAACTGACAAGCAGGCCACAGCTCACGGAGGATGCTGCCCCTCAATTTCGTCAATTGCTGAAGCAGGTGACCTCGGAACGTTTTAATGGTAGCAAACGAATTGTTGAACTGAGCGGAGGACTCGACTCGGCTGCGGTTGTAGCAGCCGCCATTGCCAGCGGGAACCGAGAGCAGGTTCTGGCTGTCAACATCTCTTTTGCCGAGCCGGATATGATGCCAAGCCATGATAAGGATCTCGTCAAAAAAATGATGAAGGATCTGCGCATTCCCGGCCTGATCATTCATGCAGACGCCACGGCGAGAATACCAAATGCCGAAATTGGCAGGGACCCGCTATGGTTCGTGGATGGTCCAGATCCCCGAGCCAATTCACTTGTGAACGAAACATTTACAGTGCTTGCTCGGCAATTTGGAACTGCTGCCGTTTTGACGGGTGAAGGCGGAGACTTCATATATAGCGGTGAGGCTGCTGTCATTGATTCCTATTTTCGGCAAAAGCGCTATCGGGAAGGCATTCGTCAGCTCCGAAAATGGACTGGCAATCGAGCGGGCCCCATGCTGAAAAGGGGTTTCCAATATGGTTTGGCGCCATTCATTCCTTATATTGGAGAAAAATTGTACTATAAGCTGTTATGGTCGGATACGGAGTACGACTTGCCAGAATTTTTTACAAACGAACATCTCTTGAGAGAACGGCAGATGAATGCGGGGGAGGTTCATCGATACCGAAAAAGCAGGCCACTAAATTACTGGGGAAAGCGTTATCATTATGACTTTCTGTGGCCACGTGCAAGATACATGGACTCTGTAAGTGTTACCTTGCCTGCATATCATCCGTTTCTGGACCGTCGCATGATCGAATTTTCATTCTCGGTTCCGCCGGAGCAACATTATGATCTCTTGAAGGGGGAGCAAGACAGCTATGCTGGTTCCAAGCTGCTGCTTCGAAAAGCATTCACAGATATCTTGCCTTCGTATGTCTATAACAGGTCGTCCAAAACAACCTATGCCCATATGGCCAGAAAAAGCTTTTTGAACGATCGCAAGCATATTTTGCAATTGTTCGCGAGCGGACAGCGTGTGCTTGTTACGGAACTGGGGATTATTGACCAGAAAACGTGGTGGAAACACTTGGTCGCCATGGCAATCCGTTCGGAGGACCCGAATAATGATCTGGGCATGGGTTACCAATATATGCGCTCTGTTATCGACTTGGAGATTTGGCTACAGGAGATGAGCCGGGGCAAAGAACATGTGCTCAACCGCTCCAGGCCGGCTCCGGCAAGGCTGCTCGGAGATATCGAGGAGGTTAATCTGAATGAGAAGAAACCTATGTATTTTCATGCCTGA